In Kutzneria kofuensis, the DNA window GCCCGCGGACGCCTGGTCCGCGTCGCCGGTGCCGGCCGCGGCCCGCTGGCTGCGCTCGCTGCTTTCCCTTGCGGTGCCGGCGGATGACGAGATCGTCGCCGCCGGCATCGGCGCGCAGGGGTGCGACACGCAGGAACATTGCATCGAGCTGGCGGAGGCCGTCGCGGCCCTCGGCGTGCACGCGACCGTGGTCAACGACGCCGCGCTGCTGGTGCCGGCCGCCGGTCTGGAGGAGGGCATCGGCGTCATCGCCGGCACCGGCTCCATCGCCGTCGGGGCCGACGCCGCCGGCACGGTGCTGTTCGCCGGCGGCTGGGGCTGGGTCCTCGGTGACGAAGCGAGTGCGCCCGCCATCGTCCGTGAGGCAACGAAGGCCGCCCTCGCGGCGTACGACGACCGCCGCCCCGACGACGGCCTGCTCCGGGCGCTGCTGCGGCACTACGCCGTCGCCGACCCGCCCGCCCTGGCCCGCGCCGTCAACGACGTGCCGACGCCGGAGAACTGGGGGCCGGGAGCGGTGGCGGTGTTCCAGGCCGCCGACGAGGGTTCTTCGCTGGCCGCCCGCGTGGTGGACGAGGCCGCCCGCAGCCTGAAGTTGTTGGTGTGTCAGCTGATCGCCCGCGGCGCCGTCGGCGACACGGTGGTCGCGGCCGGCAGCGTGATCGTCAACCAGCCGCGGCTCGCCGACCGGTTCCGCGCCCGGCTGGCGGATTTCTACCCGTCGCTCACGCTGCGGCTGCTGGACGTGCCGCCGGTGGCCGGCGGCGTGGAGCTGGCGCTGCGGCGGCTGTCGCCCCAGCGCTGACACTGGTCACCTCGACGCCGCGCCCCCTAGCGCCTCGCCCAACCTGCTTCAGCGCCGTCTCCTTACGCGGCCTCACTTCAGCAGCGAGGCCGCCAGCAGGAACCACGCCGAGTGCGGGATCCACTGCTCGGCCCAGCGCCACGCGTTGCCGGCGGCGACCGGGCCGGGCGGCATGAAGTCGACGTCGTGCTCGTCGGAGAAGCCGGCGGTGATGCCGTTGAGGATGCCGCCGGGCACGTTCTTGAAGATCGCGTGGTACTCGGGGGTGTTGCGACCGCGGCCCTGCAGCATCGAGCTGTCGAACGGGTTGAGGCCGAGCACCCAGTGCACCTGGTCGTCGGCGAGCACCTGCAGGCGTTGGCGCAGCTCGTCGTCGCACTCGGGCTGGGCGGCGGTGACCAGGGCCGCGTAGGCGGCGGAGCAGATGCCGGCGTTCTCGCCCTGCCACCAGTAGCCGGTCTCGTTGCCGTGCGGGAAGAAGAAGCTGGTGCGCGGCTCCTCGCCCTTGGGTTGCACGTACTGGCGGTTGAGGCCGAACGGGTTGGCGACCTCCTCGTTGAGGTGCACGGCGTCGCGGGCCAGCGCGAGCGCGGTGACGCGGGCCTGCGCGCTCACCGGCGAGTCGGCGCAGACCTCGGCGAACCGCAGCAGCGCGATGATCGGCAGGCCGGGCTCGGCGGCG includes these proteins:
- a CDS encoding BadF/BadG/BcrA/BcrD ATPase family protein; amino-acid sequence: MRVVVGVDVGGTKVAVRVATLDGEVVSDHQWPADAWSASPVPAAARWLRSLLSLAVPADDEIVAAGIGAQGCDTQEHCIELAEAVAALGVHATVVNDAALLVPAAGLEEGIGVIAGTGSIAVGADAAGTVLFAGGWGWVLGDEASAPAIVREATKAALAAYDDRRPDDGLLRALLRHYAVADPPALARAVNDVPTPENWGPGAVAVFQAADEGSSLAARVVDEAARSLKLLVCQLIARGAVGDTVVAAGSVIVNQPRLADRFRARLADFYPSLTLRLLDVPPVAGGVELALRRLSPQR